Proteins found in one Campylobacter canadensis genomic segment:
- a CDS encoding NYN domain-containing protein has translation MKDENKVALFIDADNISHKYIEKIIDKSLEFGKIIIKRIYADWSKISNKENYKTEILKFSLTPMQHFSLTSNNKNATDMHLIADLMDVYINKDIDVFIIISSDSDYASVINKLRENNKFCIGMGETKSVQNYKNTFDKFIALDDENDENDEIQNEQKNYLIEQKKYLQKIILNLIDKNQEADFARIHQELCKKYPDFDHKNYGFTKFTYFIKDYIKDKNYDIIKKEDGCTNVLIQNSKDNTSNNYNDDLQKIISSLINKNNEADFATIKSELCKKYPDFDHKNYGFTKFTYFIKDYIKDKNYDIIKKEDGCTFVLKEKSV, from the coding sequence ATGAAAGATGAAAATAAGGTAGCCTTATTTATAGATGCAGATAATATTAGTCACAAATATATTGAAAAAATTATTGATAAATCTTTAGAATTTGGCAAAATAATAATAAAAAGAATATACGCTGATTGGAGTAAAATAAGTAATAAAGAAAATTATAAGACAGAAATTTTAAAATTTTCTTTAACTCCTATGCAGCATTTTTCTCTTACAAGTAATAATAAAAATGCTACTGATATGCACTTAATTGCTGATTTAATGGATGTTTATATAAATAAAGATATTGATGTATTCATAATAATTTCAAGCGATAGCGATTATGCAAGTGTTATAAATAAATTAAGAGAAAATAATAAATTTTGTATTGGTATGGGAGAGACTAAAAGTGTTCAAAACTACAAAAATACCTTTGATAAATTCATTGCTTTAGATGATGAAAATGATGAAAATGATGAAATTCAAAATGAACAAAAAAATTATTTAATAGAACAAAAAAAATATTTACAAAAAATCATTTTAAATCTAATTGATAAAAATCAAGAAGCTGATTTTGCAAGAATTCATCAAGAATTATGCAAAAAATATCCTGATTTTGACCACAAAAATTATGGCTTTACAAAATTTACTTATTTTATAAAAGATTATATAAAAGATAAAAATTATGATATTATTAAAAAAGAAGATGGCTGCACCAATGTTTTAATACAAAATAGTAAAGATAATACTTCTAATAATTACAATGATGATTTACAAAAAATAATTTCAAGTTTAATTAATAAAAATAATGAAGCTGATTTTGCAACAATTAAAAGTGAATTATGCAAAAAATATCCTGATTTTGACCACAAAAATTATGGCTTTACAAAATTTACTTATTTTATAAAAGATTATATAAAAGATAAAAATTATGATATTATTAAAAAAGAAGATGGCTGCACCTTTGTTTTAAAAGAAAAATCTGTGTAA